A genomic stretch from Octopus bimaculoides isolate UCB-OBI-ISO-001 chromosome 29, ASM119413v2, whole genome shotgun sequence includes:
- the LOC128251258 gene encoding tyrosine-protein kinase Fyn-like: MDKGSLLNYLRDNKSSPDRLSVQDLIEIAAQVADGMKYLDKCKYVHRDLRAANILVAANILVAANILVAANKTVKVADFGLARLIKDEVYEGQGRVRFPVKWTAPEVAFEHRFSIKSDVWSYGVLLHEIITFGRIPYPEYPGKTVLLNVEKGYQMAKPTDPINCPDSYYEVMLHCWNKKPEMRPTFDYLFSYFNDFMVSSEKNYTE; this comes from the coding sequence ATGGATAAGGGGTCACTACTTAATTACCTACGGGATAATAAATCATCTCCAGACAGGCTTTCAGTACAGGATCTCATTGAGATAGCAGCACAGGTGGCAGATGGAATGAAATACCTTGACAAGTGTAAATATGTTCATCGAGACTTGAGAGCAGCAAACATCTTGGTAGCAGCAAACATCTTGGTAGCAGCAAACATCTTGGTAGCAGCAAACAAAACTGTTAAAGTAGCTGACTTTGGTTTGGCTCGACTAATCAAGGATGAAGTATATGAGGGACAAGGACGTGTCCGTTTTCCTGTAAAGTGGACAGCACCAGAAGTTGCCTTTGAGCACCGGTTCTCGATAAAATCTGATGTGTGGTCCTATGGAGTTTTACTTCATGAAATTATTACATTTGGCCGTATCCCTTATCCTGAATATCCTGGGAAAACAGTATTGCTTAATGTTGAGAAAGGATATCAAATGGCAAAACCAACAGATCCTATAAATTGTCCAGATTCTTACTATGAAGTCATGTTACACTGCTGGAACAAGAAACCGGAAATGCGACCAACTTTTGATTACCTTTTCTCTTACTTTAACGACTTCATGGTCTCTTCAGAGAAAAATTATACAGAGTGA